A genomic region of Nymphaea colorata isolate Beijing-Zhang1983 chromosome 2, ASM883128v2, whole genome shotgun sequence contains the following coding sequences:
- the LOC116247593 gene encoding uncharacterized protein LOC116247593, protein MMLGDYLTKYGDEKQHESLVLKPGSRAVAPAAAPPALCDDLDEVYEICWSPYANDIDRQPGAAEGLRCRTESFRALHEGVVDGSASVKEKCAWLRSQLVGEGVEFDTPFGKRLLTYADHTASGRSLHHIENYIVQKVLPFYGNTHTDDSFVGHRTTKMVQEATQYIKDCMGGAADDALLFCGSGTTAAIKRLQEVMGIALPSTMRSRVLGMLRPEERWVVFVGPYEHHSNLLSWRQSLAEVVEIGVDGEGMVDMVALRRELKSAKYANRPLLGSFSACSNVTGIYTDTRALARLLHGHGAFACFDFAASGPYVKIDVRSGELEGYDAVFLSPHKFVGGPGTPGILLMSKTLYCLCSSPPSTCGGGTVAFVNGFNEQDTLYHKDIEEREDAGTPAIVQKIRAALAFWVKEYMGYHLIDSQETFWLGRALKRLLSNPNVIVLGNTKAKRQPIVSFLVRTTSPAETTSVGKEGDPKTGVFMWGERATRRDKPLHGRFVAKLLNDLFGIQARGGCSCAGPYGHVLLEVGKEKSLAFRSAIHKGYNGLKPGWTRISFSYFISHEEFEFILAAIEFIAIYAQRFLPLYRFNWKTGDWTFRKSAINSILKGSHKPAGRDAGSSPSGFLNSNGNAMAPIECKYASYLENAKLVAGTLEKFPPARHIPPGVDQDLILFRI, encoded by the exons ATGATGCTTGGGGACTACCTCACCAAATATGGTGACGAGAAGCAGCACGAATCACTCGTCCTGAAACCAGGATCCAGGGCAGTCGCACCTGCTGCTGCTCCTCCGGCCTTGTGTGACGATCTAGATGAAGTGTATGAGATATGTTGGTCTCCATATGCAAATGATATCGATCGGCAGCCGGGGGCCGCTGAAGGTCTCCGGTGCCGGACCGAGTCCTTCCGGGCGCTGCACGAGGGAGTGGTGGATGGCAGCGCGAGCGTGAAGGAGAAGTGTGCTTGGCTTCGGTCTCAGCTGGTTGGGGAGGGTGTCGAGTTCGATACTCCCTTCGGAAAGCGCCTCCTCACCTATGCCGACCACACCGCCTCCGGCAGGAGCCTCCACCATATCGAGAACTACATCGTCCAGAAAGTCCTGCCTTTCTACG GGAATACCCACACGGATGACAGCTTCGTCGGCCACCGAACAACGAAGATGGTGCAGGAAGCGACGCAGTACATAAAGGACTGCATGGGCGGCGCCGCCGACGATGCCTTGCTCTTCTGCGGGTCGGGGACGACGGCGGCGATCAAGCGGCTGCAGGAGGTGATGGGCATCGCCCTGCCGTCCACGATGAGGTCGAGGGTGCTCGGTATGCTGAGGCCGGAGGAGAGGTGGGTGGTGTTCGTGGGGCCATACGAGCACCATTCCAACCTGCTCTCGTGGCGGCAGTCGCTGGCGGAGGTGGTGGAGATCGGAGTTGATGGGGAGGGGATGGTGGACATGGTGGCGCTGCGCAGGGAGCTGAAGTCGGCCAAGTACGCGAACCGACCACTGCTGGGCTCCTTCTCTGCCTGCAGCAACGTCACGGGCATCTACACCGACACCCGAGCCTTGGCTAGGCTCTTGCACGGGCATGGTGCCTTCGCTTGCTTTGACTTTGCCGCCAG TGGACCATACGTGAAGATTGACGTGCGATCCGGGGAGCTTGAAGGGTATGATGCAGTGTTCTTGAGCCCTCACAAGTTCGTGGGCGGGCCTGGCACACCAGGGATTCTGCTCATGAGCAAGACCCTCTACTGCCTCTGTTCATCGCCGCCTTCAACCTGTGGTGGAGGCACTGTCGCCTTCGTCAATGGCTTCAATGAGCAG GATACCTTATACCACAAGGACATAGAGGAGAGGGAGGACGCCGGAACTCCGGCGATCGTTCAGAAGATCAGAGCGGCCCTGGCCTTCTGGGTGAAGGAGTACATGGGCTACCACCTCATCGACTCCCAGGAGACCTTTTGGCTCGGACGCGCTCTCAAGAGGCTGCTCTCCAACCCCAACGTAATCGTCCTCGGCAACACCAAGGCCAAGCGCCAGCCCATCGTCTCCTTCTTGGTCCGCACGACCTCTCCGGCGGAGACGACGTCCGTCGGCAAGGAAGGGGATCCGAAAACCGGCGTATTCATGTGGGGGGAGAGGGCCACAAGGAGAGACAAACCCCTCCATGGCCGCTTCGTCGCCAAACTCTTGAACGATCTCTTTGGAATCCAAGCGCGTGGCGGCTGCTCCTGCGCAGGCCCGTACGGCCATGTCCTGCTGGAAGTGGGCAAGGAGAAGTCGCTTGCATTTCGTTCGGCCATCCACAAG GGTTACAACGGACTAAAGCCTGGATGGACAAGGATCAGTTTCTCATACTTCATTTCGCATGAAGAATTCGAGTTCATACTGGCTGCCATCGAGTTCATTGCCATATATGCCCAGCGCTTCCTCCCGCTCTACCGCTTCAACTGGAAGACCGGCGACTGGACGTTCAGGAAGAGCGCAATCAACAGCATCCTGAAGGGCAGCCATAAACCAGCAGGCAGAGACGCAGGGTCGTCACCTTCTGGTTTCCTGAACTCAAACGGGAACGCCATGGCGCCTATCGAATGCAAGTACGCGTCGTATCTCGAGAACGCCAAACTCGTGGCCGGTACCCTTGAGAAGTTCCCTCCGGCGCGGCACATTCCTCCGGGAGTCGATCAGGACCTCATTCTTTTCAGGATATGA
- the LOC116248472 gene encoding uncharacterized protein LOC116248472 isoform X1: protein MDGDESESLEFSIVKRAIASFPAYAVKDLLSIGVCPRCILRLFGVKDNVYSFSHFSKSFLCSVLERTTSIVTMGKDNDIEHEYNKVIAPPKSEATNELCIICFGILQFVYVYNKEPNLISEESGKDDLAVLVADLVKNAGYESDGFFLEVSVPSAIMINEQNIWSYMKNKYGSEDWYNKIIAANRLSVKDTLKLSITKSLENLLATRSAAQSFRIRMTYTHMGSSGNPVDYPCSGLDCCRKRKADDDVDTQSAPVINQDNLPTGSKSLLQEGKQPCELQVTFCKTPIYIGGRYLKYTRNVSQTRWIIDDERMGEASVEELIGKVIISKLGAENFKFHAAGREDIDVRMLGSGRPFLVEVTNARTIPACDDIREIVHLINNEKRRLIGVKNVKIVGKEAWDLMREGEAEKQKQYSALVWISRPLTDQDLEYISNVKDLEVSQRTPIRVLHRRSPLERKRIIHWMRGQRVAGSSQYFMLHLCTQAGTYIKEFVHGDLGRTDPSMNSLLGCRAEILQLDVTDVKMECFNQ from the exons ATGGACGGCGACGAATCAGAGAGCTTGGAGTTTTCTATAGTGAAGCGCGCCATCGCCTCCTTTCCTGCTTACGCTGTGAAGGACCTTTTGTCCATTGGG GTCTGTCCCAGATGCATACTCCGCTTGTTTGGTGTGAAAGACAATGTCTATTCCTTCTCACATTTTTCCAAGTCATTTTTGTGCTCGGTGTTAGAAAGAACCACTTCCATCGTGACAATGGGAAAAGATAATGACATTGAACATGAGTACAATAAAGTGATAGCTCCTCCAAAATCAGAAGCAACAAATGAGTTGTGCATTATCTGCTTTGGGATATTGCAATTTGTGTATGTTTATAACAAAGAGCCAAATTTGATATCCGAAGAAAGTGGCAAAGATGACCTTGCAGTTTTGGTTGCTGACCTGGTCAAGAACGCTGGTTATGAGAGTGATGgtttttttcttgaagtttCTGTACCATCAGCTATTATGATTAACGAACAAAATATCTG GTcatacatgaaaaacaaatatggtTCAGAAGATTGGTACAATAAAATAATTGCTGCCAATCGTCTTTCAGTGAAGGATACGTTGAAATTGTCAATTACCAAGTCTCTTGAAAATCTATTG GCTACCAGATCTGCTGCTCAGTCCTTTCGAATTCGTATGACATACACACATATGGGCAGCTCAGGCAACCCTGTTGATTATCCTTGTTCAGGTTTGGATTGTTGCAGGAAAAGGAAGGCAG ACGATGATGTTGATACTCAATCAGCTCCAGTGATCAACCAAGATAATTTACCTACTGGTTCTAAATCCTTACTACAGGAG GGCAAACAACCATGTGAATTACAAGTAACTTTTTGCAAAACACCTATTTATATTGGTGGCAGGTACCTTAAG TACACAAGAAATGTCAGCCAGACACGTTGGATAATTGATGATGAGAGGATGGGAGAGGCATCCGTAGAA GAGTTGATTGGAAAAGTTATTATTAGCAAATTAGGAGCTGAGAATTTCAAGTTTCATGCTGCTGGTAGAGAGGATATTGAT GTGCGGATGCTTGGTTCGGGTCGTCCTTTCTTAGTTGAGGTTACGAATGCACGCACTATTCCTGCTTGTGATGATATCAGAGAAATAGTACATTTAATCAACAATGAAAAACGTAGATTG ATTGGGGTAAAAAATGTCAAGATAGTTGGCAAAGAGGCATGGGACCTTATGCGTGAAGGGGAGGCAGAGAAGCAG AAGCAATATTCTGCACTTGTGTGGATTTCTCGCCCACTTACGGACCAGGACTTGGAGTACATTTCTAACGTCAAGGACTTG GAAGTCAGTCAAAGAACTCCTATTAGAGTTCTGCATCGTCGAAGTCCTCTAGAGCGTAAAAGGATAATTCATTG GATGAGGGGTCAGAGAGTTGCGGGTAGCTCCCAGTATTTTATGCTGCACTTGTGTACCCAG GCTGGAACTTATATAAAAGAATTTGTTCATGGAGATCTTGGGCGTACAGATCCAAG CATGAACTCCCTTTTAGGATGCAGGGCAGAGATTTTGCAGCTTGATGTCACTGACGTGAAGATGGAATGTTTCAATCAGTAA
- the LOC116248472 gene encoding uncharacterized protein LOC116248472 isoform X2 codes for MDGDESESLEFSIVKRAIASFPAYAVKDLLSIGVCPRCILRLFGVKDNVYSFSHFSKSFLCSVLERTTSIVTMGKDNDIEHEYNKVIAPPKSEATNELCIICFGILQFVYVYNKEPNLISEESGKDDLAVLVADLVKNAGYESDGFFLEVSVPSAIMINEQNIWSYMKNKYGSEDWYNKIIAANRLSVKDTLKLSITKSLENLLATRSAAQSFRIRMTYTHMGSSGNPVDYPCSGLDCCRKRKADDDVDTQSAPVINQDNLPTGSKSLLQEGKQPCELQVTFCKTPIYIGGRYLKYTRNVSQTRWIIDDERMGEASVEELIGKVIISKLGAENFKFHAAGREDIDVRMLGSGRPFLVEVTNARTIPACDDIREIVHLINNEKRRLIGVKNVKIVGKEAWDLMREGEAEKQKQYSALVWISRPLTDQDLEYISNVKDLEVSQRTPIRVLHRRSPLERKRIIHWMRGQRVAGSSQYFMLHLCTQAGTYIKEFVHGDLGRTDPRMQGRDFAA; via the exons ATGGACGGCGACGAATCAGAGAGCTTGGAGTTTTCTATAGTGAAGCGCGCCATCGCCTCCTTTCCTGCTTACGCTGTGAAGGACCTTTTGTCCATTGGG GTCTGTCCCAGATGCATACTCCGCTTGTTTGGTGTGAAAGACAATGTCTATTCCTTCTCACATTTTTCCAAGTCATTTTTGTGCTCGGTGTTAGAAAGAACCACTTCCATCGTGACAATGGGAAAAGATAATGACATTGAACATGAGTACAATAAAGTGATAGCTCCTCCAAAATCAGAAGCAACAAATGAGTTGTGCATTATCTGCTTTGGGATATTGCAATTTGTGTATGTTTATAACAAAGAGCCAAATTTGATATCCGAAGAAAGTGGCAAAGATGACCTTGCAGTTTTGGTTGCTGACCTGGTCAAGAACGCTGGTTATGAGAGTGATGgtttttttcttgaagtttCTGTACCATCAGCTATTATGATTAACGAACAAAATATCTG GTcatacatgaaaaacaaatatggtTCAGAAGATTGGTACAATAAAATAATTGCTGCCAATCGTCTTTCAGTGAAGGATACGTTGAAATTGTCAATTACCAAGTCTCTTGAAAATCTATTG GCTACCAGATCTGCTGCTCAGTCCTTTCGAATTCGTATGACATACACACATATGGGCAGCTCAGGCAACCCTGTTGATTATCCTTGTTCAGGTTTGGATTGTTGCAGGAAAAGGAAGGCAG ACGATGATGTTGATACTCAATCAGCTCCAGTGATCAACCAAGATAATTTACCTACTGGTTCTAAATCCTTACTACAGGAG GGCAAACAACCATGTGAATTACAAGTAACTTTTTGCAAAACACCTATTTATATTGGTGGCAGGTACCTTAAG TACACAAGAAATGTCAGCCAGACACGTTGGATAATTGATGATGAGAGGATGGGAGAGGCATCCGTAGAA GAGTTGATTGGAAAAGTTATTATTAGCAAATTAGGAGCTGAGAATTTCAAGTTTCATGCTGCTGGTAGAGAGGATATTGAT GTGCGGATGCTTGGTTCGGGTCGTCCTTTCTTAGTTGAGGTTACGAATGCACGCACTATTCCTGCTTGTGATGATATCAGAGAAATAGTACATTTAATCAACAATGAAAAACGTAGATTG ATTGGGGTAAAAAATGTCAAGATAGTTGGCAAAGAGGCATGGGACCTTATGCGTGAAGGGGAGGCAGAGAAGCAG AAGCAATATTCTGCACTTGTGTGGATTTCTCGCCCACTTACGGACCAGGACTTGGAGTACATTTCTAACGTCAAGGACTTG GAAGTCAGTCAAAGAACTCCTATTAGAGTTCTGCATCGTCGAAGTCCTCTAGAGCGTAAAAGGATAATTCATTG GATGAGGGGTCAGAGAGTTGCGGGTAGCTCCCAGTATTTTATGCTGCACTTGTGTACCCAG GCTGGAACTTATATAAAAGAATTTGTTCATGGAGATCTTGGGCGTACAGATCCAAG GATGCAGGGCAGAGATTTTGCAGCTTGA
- the LOC116248922 gene encoding uncharacterized protein LOC116248922 — translation MPYPEEEMETGRKPEDEGEQNDIPDTTSTNKGKSCKGCLYYSSLLKSKHRNPLCVGVSRALPQVPNYVIGESELEASKEGRSLADFKYACVGYSVYLDKKDSPAGQQGDQAELPFCVGIELLVDKRATNTEHLPSHVNNNTKEDAPVFSQPRTYKPPHSIGDEFLNRFTRNASLVASGVARNLYRVGNYIKDNVDDILYPYRRRPK, via the exons ATGCCATACCCGGAGGAAGAAATGGAGACGGGAAGGAAGCCGGAGGATGAGGGGGAGCAGAATGATATCCCCGATACCACTAGCACGAACAAGGGGAAATCTTGCAAGGGTTGCCTCTACTACTCCTCGCTCTTGAAATCCAAACACCGAAATCCGCTGTGTGTTGGAGTCAGCAGAGCCCTCCCTCAAG TGCCTAATTATGTTATTGGTGAATCCGAGTTGGAGGCTTCTAAAGAAGGTCGCAGCTTGGCAGACTTTAAGTATGCATGCGTTGGCTATTCTGTTTACTTAGATAAGAAGGACAGCCCGGCTGGACAGCAAGGAGACCAAGCAGAGTTGCCTTTTTGTGTTGGCATTGAG CTTTTGGTGGACAAACGGGCCACAAATACTGAGCATCTTCCTTCTCATGTTAACAATAACACCAAAGAGG ATGCTCCTGTGTTTTCTCAGCCCCGAACATACAAGCCGCCACATTCAATTGGTGATGAATTCTTGAATAG GTTCACAAGAAATGCAAGCCTGGTTGCATCTGGTGTGGCCAGAAACCTGTATAGGGTGGGCAATTATATTAAGGACAATGTTGATGACATTCTTTATCCATATCGTAGGCGACCTAAATAA